One window of Leptotrichia sp. oral taxon 498 genomic DNA carries:
- a CDS encoding Mrp/NBP35 family ATP-binding protein, with amino-acid sequence MIDKNAILLERKKKIDAKMDKIKHKIVVMSGKGGVGKTTTAINLAYGLSVKGYKVGVLDADLHGPNVPIMFGVEGKKLSKVSEPLKISDNLCISSLSFFIPDDNPVIWKGPQKITAIMELLEGIEWKELDFLIVDLPPGTGDETLAIAQNINGANALIVSTPQNVSILDSKRALKFAKLINLKVLGMIENMSGFVCPDCSKEVHIFKKGGIEKVAKETKTEFLGSVPLDANIVESGDNGLPFISSDSLASRKMNDIIEKIIKKITS; translated from the coding sequence ATGATAGACAAAAATGCTATTTTGCTGGAAAGAAAGAAAAAAATAGATGCCAAGATGGATAAAATTAAACACAAGATAGTTGTGATGAGTGGAAAAGGTGGTGTTGGAAAAACAACTACGGCGATAAATTTAGCTTATGGGTTATCAGTAAAAGGATATAAAGTTGGTGTTTTAGATGCTGATTTACACGGTCCAAATGTCCCAATTATGTTTGGAGTGGAAGGAAAAAAACTTTCCAAGGTTTCTGAACCATTAAAAATTTCAGATAATTTGTGTATTTCTTCATTAAGTTTTTTCATTCCCGATGATAATCCTGTAATTTGGAAAGGTCCCCAAAAAATAACTGCCATAATGGAGCTATTGGAAGGTATAGAATGGAAAGAGTTAGATTTTTTAATTGTTGATTTACCACCTGGAACTGGAGATGAAACATTAGCAATCGCACAAAATATAAATGGTGCAAATGCTTTGATAGTTTCAACGCCACAAAATGTTTCGATTTTGGATTCAAAAAGAGCTCTGAAATTTGCAAAATTAATTAATTTAAAAGTTTTAGGAATGATTGAAAATATGAGTGGATTTGTGTGTCCTGATTGTAGTAAAGAAGTACATATATTTAAAAAAGGTGGAATAGAAAAAGTTGCAAAAGAAACAAAAACTGAATTCTTAGGTTCTGTGCCACTAGATGCCAATATTGTTGAATCAGGTGATAATGGATTGCCATTTATTTCAAGTGATTCATTAGCCTCAAGAAAAATGAATGATATTATTGAAAAAATTATAAAAAAAATAACAAGCTAA
- a CDS encoding YiiX/YebB-like N1pC/P60 family cysteine hydrolase: MKNKIFRNYNKKILLFFLYFVFSLALSAQSSASKYKWYSPKEIIQNMDKLQSGDILVLSKGSSFRTMWGHAAILNEHKKIVEFPTYSIGYSESPIYTWQNLKREVAVFRLKNIDDNFKKALFHEIDETTTKPYGITFDKNFDKRLYCSQFVYIVFKKAGLKVGKNINLDSNGGGMVMPYDIMNSQLLENVIF; encoded by the coding sequence ATGAAAAATAAAATTTTTAGAAATTATAATAAAAAAATTTTACTCTTTTTTCTTTATTTTGTGTTTTCTTTAGCTTTATCAGCTCAGTCATCAGCTTCAAAATATAAGTGGTACTCCCCAAAAGAAATTATTCAGAATATGGATAAACTACAGTCTGGAGATATTCTTGTACTATCTAAAGGTTCTAGTTTTCGTACTATGTGGGGACATGCCGCCATATTGAATGAACATAAAAAAATTGTAGAATTTCCAACATATTCAATCGGATATAGCGAAAGTCCGATTTATACTTGGCAAAATTTAAAAAGGGAAGTGGCTGTATTTAGATTAAAGAACATAGACGACAACTTTAAAAAGGCTCTTTTTCACGAAATAGACGAGACTACCACAAAACCTTACGGAATAACCTTTGATAAAAATTTCGACAAAAGGTTGTACTGCTCACAATTTGTCTACATCGTATTTAAAAAAGCTGGACTAAAAGTCGGAAAAAATATCAATCTCGATTCAAATGGTGGCGGAATGGTTATGCCATATGATATTATGAATTCACAGCTTCTTGAAAATGTAATTTTTTAA
- the metA gene encoding homoserine O-acetyltransferase MetA, which translates to MPIKIPNNLPAVEILAKENIFVMKESRALSQDIRPLKFVIVNLMPTKIETETQLLRLLSNTPLQIEVTFLKMASYVSKNTSKEHMANFYKTFDDIKNDYFDGLIITGAPVENLEFEEVIYWNELTKIMKWSKKHVYSTISICWGAQASLYYHYGIKKYKLKKKLFGIYPLKIKICHTMLLRGFDEIFNMPQSRHTEVRAEDIEKVIELEILENSKESGVSIVRTKDKRDVFIMGHLEYDRMTLAKEYERDVKLGKKIEVPFNYYPNDDPTKIPPFVWRGHANLLFSNWVNHHVYQNTPYDLRELKNL; encoded by the coding sequence ATGCCTATAAAAATACCTAATAATTTACCGGCAGTAGAGATTTTAGCAAAAGAGAATATCTTTGTAATGAAAGAAAGTAGAGCATTGTCGCAAGATATTCGACCTTTAAAATTTGTGATAGTAAATTTAATGCCGACTAAGATTGAAACAGAAACTCAGCTTTTAAGACTTCTTAGCAACACACCGCTTCAAATTGAAGTTACATTTTTAAAAATGGCATCATATGTTTCAAAAAATACTTCAAAAGAACATATGGCAAATTTTTATAAAACATTTGACGACATTAAAAATGACTATTTTGATGGTTTGATTATAACAGGAGCTCCTGTGGAAAATTTAGAATTTGAAGAAGTAATTTACTGGAATGAACTTACAAAAATTATGAAATGGAGCAAAAAGCATGTTTACTCAACGATTTCAATTTGCTGGGGAGCACAAGCCTCTTTATACTATCACTATGGAATTAAAAAATATAAATTAAAAAAGAAACTTTTTGGAATCTATCCACTAAAAATAAAAATTTGTCACACTATGCTTTTAAGGGGTTTTGATGAAATTTTTAATATGCCGCAGTCAAGACATACAGAAGTAAGAGCTGAAGACATCGAAAAAGTGATAGAGTTGGAAATATTGGAAAATTCAAAAGAATCTGGAGTGAGCATTGTAAGAACTAAAGATAAAAGAGATGTCTTTATTATGGGACATTTGGAATATGATAGAATGACTTTGGCAAAAGAGTACGAAAGAGATGTTAAATTGGGTAAAAAAATAGAAGTGCCGTTTAATTATTATCCAAATGATGATCCTACAAAAATTCCACCATTTGTTTGGCGAGGACATGCAAATTTACTTTTTTCAAATTGGGTTAATCATCATGTGTACCAAAATACTCCGTATGATTTGAGAGAATTGAAAAATCTTTAA
- the dnaN gene encoding DNA polymerase III subunit beta, with translation MLNMTVDRKALLKAINIVEKAVTENKIREVLSGIYIETFDNRAVLRGTDLELSINTEIEAQIEEHGKIVIKHELIEEFLKQISDEKIVLAEEDGMLVIKTSATDANFSLYSAENYPIQSKLENGVEYVFLKEKLLNYIENVKISAATDVENLAVNCIRLEIEENKLKLISSDTYRLTYIEEDLEESQRNKENLIVSIPLKTIDGLIKIMKLVEESEIMLKSDGSKVYFKFSNVEILTRTIDLQFPDYKSILNSSKHDKKVLLNTKDFLSVLKRASIFVKENKEFRNGAVFKFENNKLTLTGTNDNARIKEKIIIIQEGENLKISLNVKFLIDYISTIQGKVTVLELLNEKSSVIIKDENNPNSLYFTMPLALRES, from the coding sequence ATGTTAAATATGACGGTTGATAGAAAAGCGTTGTTGAAAGCGATTAATATTGTCGAAAAAGCTGTAACAGAAAATAAAATTAGGGAAGTTTTATCTGGGATTTACATTGAAACTTTTGACAATAGAGCGGTTTTGAGAGGAACTGACCTGGAACTGTCGATAAATACTGAAATCGAAGCTCAGATAGAAGAACATGGGAAAATTGTAATAAAACATGAATTAATAGAAGAATTTTTGAAACAGATTTCTGATGAAAAAATTGTACTTGCAGAAGAAGACGGAATGTTAGTGATAAAAACTAGCGCAACTGATGCAAATTTTTCACTTTATTCAGCGGAAAATTATCCAATTCAATCGAAACTTGAGAATGGAGTTGAATATGTGTTTTTAAAAGAAAAATTATTAAATTATATTGAAAATGTAAAAATTTCAGCTGCGACAGATGTAGAAAACTTAGCGGTAAACTGTATCCGTTTAGAAATAGAAGAAAACAAATTAAAGTTAATTTCATCGGATACATATAGACTTACTTACATTGAAGAAGATTTGGAAGAAAGTCAAAGAAATAAAGAAAACTTAATTGTGAGTATTCCGCTAAAAACAATTGATGGACTTATAAAAATTATGAAATTAGTGGAAGAAAGTGAAATAATGTTAAAATCAGATGGTTCAAAAGTTTATTTTAAATTTTCTAATGTAGAAATTCTGACAAGAACGATAGATTTGCAATTTCCAGATTATAAATCAATTTTAAATAGCTCAAAACACGATAAAAAAGTACTTTTAAATACAAAAGACTTTTTATCCGTCTTAAAAAGAGCATCCATTTTTGTAAAGGAAAATAAAGAATTCAGAAATGGAGCAGTTTTTAAATTTGAAAATAATAAATTGACTCTTACAGGGACAAATGACAACGCTAGAATAAAAGAAAAAATAATAATTATTCAAGAAGGAGAAAATTTAAAAATTTCATTAAATGTGAAATTTTTAATTGATTATATTTCTACAATACAAGGAAAAGTGACAGTTTTAGAATTACTGAATGAAAAAAGTTCGGTTATTATAAAAGATGAAAATAATCCAAATTCACTTTATTTTACTATGCCACTAGCACTTAGAGAAAGTTAA
- a CDS encoding sigma-70 family RNA polymerase sigma factor, whose protein sequence is MEENNNLNLMSLYLSDIQKFNLLSKEEEYDLLRRIKEENDEQARQLLILSNLRLVISTAKKSLGNGLPLIDLISEGNIGLIKAINKFDYEKGHRFSTYAVWWIKQSIKKAIINIGRDIRIPSYKYEQLSKVNKVMKDYMATHGEMPSTSYIAQKIDLKENKVVLLMNEFQDMISLNEVVGDNIFLEDVIGKNDDVEEKIIKEDQLLEMRELLNNVLTEREKKILEYRYGLYNNKIYTLKEIGEMMGITRERVRQIEKKAITKLKEHLKKYKDIL, encoded by the coding sequence ATGGAAGAAAATAACAATTTAAATTTGATGTCGTTATATTTAAGTGATATTCAAAAGTTTAACTTGCTTTCAAAAGAAGAGGAGTACGATTTATTAAGACGGATAAAAGAAGAAAATGATGAACAGGCAAGACAGTTATTAATATTATCAAATTTAAGATTAGTAATAAGTACTGCCAAAAAATCTCTGGGAAATGGACTTCCATTAATAGATTTAATAAGTGAAGGAAATATAGGATTAATAAAAGCAATAAATAAATTTGATTATGAAAAAGGTCACCGATTTAGTACATATGCGGTTTGGTGGATAAAACAATCCATTAAAAAGGCAATCATAAATATCGGTCGGGACATTAGAATACCATCGTATAAATATGAACAGCTGTCCAAAGTAAACAAAGTTATGAAAGATTATATGGCAACTCACGGCGAAATGCCATCAACTAGCTACATTGCCCAAAAAATTGACTTAAAAGAAAATAAAGTAGTTTTACTTATGAATGAATTTCAAGATATGATTTCGTTGAATGAAGTAGTAGGAGATAATATTTTTTTAGAAGATGTTATTGGTAAAAATGATGATGTCGAAGAAAAAATTATAAAAGAAGATCAATTACTGGAAATGCGAGAATTACTAAATAATGTTTTAACAGAAAGAGAAAAGAAAATATTGGAGTACAGATATGGACTTTACAACAATAAAATTTATACTTTGAAGGAAATTGGCGAAATGATGGGAATTACCCGGGAACGAGTGCGGCAAATAGAAAAAAAAGCGATAACAAAATTGAAAGAACATTTGAAGAAATATAAAGATATATTATAA
- a CDS encoding NAD(P)H-dependent glycerol-3-phosphate dehydrogenase, with product MSGNKKNILVIGGGSWGSCLSKLLVENGHNVYLWEYNEEVRDVMKTTKTNPNFLKGIKLPDELNIIDDYGKVLTDEKKYGKIDIVLLATPTQFLRGVLKRLKNFLNYNIILVNVAKGLEISTKKRISEIVDEELENKNYNYVLLAGPTHAEEVAQRLPSAILSVSKDENSAKIVQKTFSNSYFRVYTGTDLMGAELAGALKNCLAIAAGIADGLGYGDNTKAALITRGINEMFEIAKYYNANQKTFMGLSGLGDIIVTCTSRHSRNRYVGEKLGKGEKIEDIIKNMQMVSEGAETIKALYKIIKENNLNAPIFTALYEVIYKGKPVTDLEKTFMSRDLKSEFSN from the coding sequence ATGTCAGGAAACAAAAAAAATATTTTAGTAATAGGTGGTGGGAGCTGGGGAAGCTGCCTTTCAAAATTATTAGTTGAAAATGGTCATAATGTCTATTTGTGGGAGTATAACGAAGAGGTTAGAGATGTTATGAAAACTACAAAAACAAATCCAAATTTTTTGAAGGGAATAAAATTGCCAGATGAATTAAATATCATAGACGATTATGGAAAGGTTTTAACTGATGAAAAAAAATATGGAAAAATAGATATTGTATTACTTGCGACACCAACGCAATTTTTAAGAGGTGTTTTAAAAAGATTGAAAAATTTCTTAAATTATAATATAATACTAGTAAATGTTGCAAAGGGATTGGAAATTTCTACTAAAAAAAGAATTTCTGAAATAGTTGATGAAGAATTAGAAAATAAAAATTATAATTATGTTTTATTAGCTGGGCCTACTCACGCAGAAGAAGTAGCGCAAAGATTACCATCAGCAATACTTTCAGTTTCAAAAGATGAAAACTCAGCAAAAATTGTACAGAAGACATTTAGTAATAGTTATTTCAGAGTTTATACAGGGACGGACCTAATGGGAGCAGAACTTGCGGGGGCATTAAAAAACTGCCTTGCAATAGCAGCTGGAATCGCCGACGGTCTAGGTTATGGAGATAATACAAAAGCTGCGCTTATTACTCGTGGAATAAACGAAATGTTTGAAATTGCGAAATATTATAATGCAAATCAAAAGACATTTATGGGATTATCTGGACTGGGAGATATTATCGTAACTTGTACAAGCCGTCATAGCCGAAATAGATACGTAGGAGAAAAATTAGGAAAAGGTGAGAAAATAGAAGATATAATAAAAAATATGCAAATGGTGTCCGAAGGAGCTGAGACAATTAAAGCGCTTTACAAAATTATAAAGGAAAATAATTTAAATGCACCTATTTTTACAGCACTTTACGAAGTTATTTACAAAGGAAAACCAGTAACCGATTTGGAGAAGACATTTATGAGTAGAGATTTAAAATCAGAATTTTCAAATTAA
- the plsY gene encoding glycerol-3-phosphate 1-O-acyltransferase PlsY, whose amino-acid sequence MRVIILMVISYLLGSIPNALWIGKAFCGIDVREHGSKNTGSTNAARVLGPKWGLLTLILDILKGFVPTLIAVSLKMDFFQNLTNIKNIDFVLVGICAILGHIFSIFLKFKGGKAVATTLGVFVILVPKAILFSAIIFFIVFAIFRYVSLSSICAAILLPIFIFLMYRDILIYTFLGILIAILIILKHKSNIERLKNGTESKFSLKNKKGK is encoded by the coding sequence ATGAGAGTAATAATACTTATGGTGATTTCCTATTTGCTGGGAAGTATTCCAAATGCACTATGGATTGGGAAAGCTTTTTGTGGAATAGACGTGCGGGAACATGGAAGTAAAAATACTGGCTCTACAAATGCAGCTCGTGTTTTAGGACCAAAATGGGGGCTTTTGACGTTGATTTTGGATATTTTAAAAGGATTTGTTCCAACACTAATTGCAGTTAGCTTGAAAATGGACTTTTTTCAAAATCTGACAAATATTAAAAATATAGATTTTGTATTAGTTGGAATTTGTGCTATATTGGGACATATTTTTTCCATATTTTTGAAATTTAAAGGTGGAAAAGCCGTTGCTACAACGCTGGGAGTATTTGTGATACTTGTACCAAAAGCTATATTATTTTCAGCAATTATATTTTTTATAGTTTTTGCAATTTTTAGATATGTGTCGCTTTCTTCAATCTGTGCAGCAATATTACTTCCAATATTTATATTTTTAATGTATAGAGATATTTTAATTTACACATTTTTGGGAATTTTAATAGCGATATTAATAATTTTAAAACACAAGAGCAATATTGAGAGATTAAAAAATGGGACTGAATCGAAATTTAGCTTAAAAAATAAAAAAGGAAAGTAG
- a CDS encoding MATE family efflux transporter, with product MGKQDELSNNSIFKLFVKYFIPTLIGSAVVVLYNIVDRFFVGKISEKALAGAGIAFYIVMLIIAFSMLIGVGAGTIISLRLGQGKKGAAKKVLGNTITMFAVFGIFLYLVLILNINTILTYSGANSETLPYAKAYLQIIMFAILPLFYSYGLTNVLNSVGAPNVAMFSMLIGAVVNIILDYVAVIILHTGIEGTAYATLIGNVLSAVFVLYFLTAGKFPFKVNLFGFKLEEKSKLVLQFNKLKLDKKIIMDVLSIGMSPFLLQAASSLVGVITNKIVDINGGTYGVAIMTIINSYLPLMTMSVYSVSQAIQPIVGFNYGAKYYERVRESLLTAVYAGVGLSAIFWAVVMIFPKEMVLFFNEKSTISALKEGEKAMRIYFSLVILSSFGIIIPNYFQATGRSKYSVILNLLRQVIIFLIVVIIFSNVFKLNGVWYAQPFTDFVFFIILAVLWYKENKKMKDLTAARENEKIAIREKREN from the coding sequence ATGGGAAAACAAGATGAATTGTCAAATAATTCGATATTTAAATTATTTGTAAAATATTTTATTCCAACACTTATAGGTTCAGCTGTGGTTGTTTTGTACAATATCGTAGACAGGTTTTTTGTTGGAAAAATTAGTGAAAAAGCACTTGCAGGTGCTGGAATAGCGTTTTATATAGTTATGCTTATAATTGCTTTTTCAATGTTAATTGGAGTTGGAGCGGGGACAATTATTTCGCTTAGGTTAGGGCAAGGTAAAAAAGGTGCGGCAAAAAAAGTTTTAGGAAATACAATTACAATGTTTGCAGTTTTTGGTATTTTTTTATATCTCGTGCTAATATTGAATATAAACACTATTTTAACATATTCGGGAGCAAATAGTGAAACTTTGCCATATGCAAAAGCATATTTACAAATAATTATGTTTGCAATATTACCGCTTTTTTACTCTTATGGACTGACTAATGTCTTAAATTCAGTAGGAGCACCTAACGTTGCAATGTTTTCAATGTTAATCGGTGCAGTTGTCAATATTATTTTAGATTATGTGGCAGTTATAATTTTACACACTGGAATTGAAGGTACAGCTTATGCAACATTGATAGGAAATGTGCTGTCAGCAGTATTTGTTTTATATTTTTTAACAGCTGGAAAATTTCCTTTTAAAGTTAATTTATTTGGGTTTAAGCTAGAAGAAAAAAGTAAATTGGTTTTGCAATTTAATAAATTAAAGTTGGATAAAAAAATTATAATGGACGTTTTATCAATTGGAATGTCGCCATTTTTACTACAAGCCGCAAGTTCTCTTGTGGGAGTGATTACAAATAAAATTGTAGATATAAATGGCGGAACTTATGGAGTTGCAATTATGACTATTATAAATTCATATTTGCCGCTGATGACGATGAGTGTCTATTCGGTTTCACAGGCAATTCAGCCAATTGTGGGGTTTAATTATGGAGCAAAATATTATGAAAGAGTTAGAGAATCGCTACTTACAGCAGTGTATGCTGGTGTTGGATTATCTGCAATATTTTGGGCAGTTGTAATGATTTTTCCAAAAGAAATGGTTTTATTTTTTAATGAAAAAAGTACGATTTCTGCTTTGAAGGAAGGGGAAAAGGCTATGAGAATTTATTTTTCTCTTGTGATTTTGTCGTCTTTTGGAATCATTATACCGAATTACTTTCAAGCAACAGGACGTTCTAAATATTCTGTAATTTTAAATTTATTGAGACAAGTTATCATCTTTTTAATAGTCGTTATAATTTTTTCAAACGTATTTAAGTTAAATGGTGTCTGGTATGCACAGCCATTTACAGATTTTGTATTTTTTATAATACTTGCTGTGCTTTGGTATAAGGAAAATAAAAAGATGAAAGATTTAACTGCTGCAAGAGAAAATGAAAAAATAGCAATTAGAGAAAAAAGAGAAAATTAA
- the lpxB gene encoding lipid-A-disaccharide synthase, whose amino-acid sequence MEKTKKVFISCGEMSGDLHASYIVEEMKKKEKIEFYGVVGDKSIAAGVNVVNHIKNNDVMGFVEAVKKYRYFKKKAKEYIEFIKKEKIKTVIFVDFGGFNLKFFDLVKKEIPNIRTIYYIPPKVWAWGKSRIKKLKNFDDVVAIFPFEKKYFDKTLEKFGSDSKRSLKVHYFGNPFVDKYKFSEYLGEKILLLPGSREQEIEKYLPVIYEVLTSPKVKNEKFIMKLADKSHIKYIDKINKKFNMNFKSLKNLEISFEKVERIRDECKFAIATSGTVTFEMALMGLPVIVVYKTSKINAFIARKIVKIKYITLTNLNAEKEIFKELLQEDFSSQKILDEMEKMEKNKEKIVQSLKLEKEKFGNFGVLEKISEYLISKIQ is encoded by the coding sequence ATGGAAAAAACTAAAAAAGTATTTATTTCTTGTGGTGAAATGTCGGGAGATTTACATGCTTCCTATATTGTAGAAGAGATGAAAAAAAAAGAAAAAATTGAGTTTTACGGAGTTGTCGGTGATAAATCCATCGCAGCTGGAGTGAATGTAGTTAATCATATAAAAAATAATGATGTGATGGGATTTGTAGAAGCTGTGAAAAAATATCGGTATTTTAAGAAAAAAGCGAAAGAATATATTGAATTTATAAAAAAAGAAAAAATAAAAACAGTAATTTTTGTTGATTTTGGTGGCTTTAATTTGAAGTTTTTTGATTTGGTAAAAAAAGAAATTCCCAATATAAGAACAATTTATTACATTCCGCCAAAAGTCTGGGCCTGGGGGAAAAGTAGGATTAAAAAATTGAAAAACTTTGATGATGTCGTTGCGATTTTTCCTTTTGAAAAAAAATATTTTGACAAGACACTTGAAAAATTTGGAAGTGATTCAAAAAGAAGTTTGAAAGTTCATTATTTTGGGAATCCATTTGTTGATAAATATAAGTTTAGTGAATATTTAGGAGAAAAAATTTTACTTTTGCCAGGAAGCCGTGAGCAGGAAATTGAAAAATATTTGCCTGTGATTTATGAAGTTTTGACAAGTCCAAAAGTTAAAAATGAAAAATTTATAATGAAGCTTGCGGATAAATCACATATTAAATATATTGATAAAATAAATAAAAAGTTTAATATGAATTTTAAAAGCTTAAAAAATCTGGAAATTTCATTTGAAAAAGTTGAAAGAATTAGAGATGAATGTAAGTTTGCAATTGCGACTTCTGGTACGGTCACATTTGAAATGGCTCTTATGGGGCTGCCTGTCATAGTAGTTTACAAAACTTCTAAAATAAATGCTTTTATAGCGAGAAAAATCGTTAAAATAAAATATATTACTTTAACTAACTTAAACGCTGAAAAAGAAATTTTTAAAGAGTTGCTGCAAGAAGATTTTTCATCTCAAAAGATTTTGGATGAAATGGAAAAAATGGAAAAAAATAAAGAAAAGATTGTACAAAGTTTGAAACTGGAAAAAGAAAAATTTGGAAATTTTGGAGTTTTGGAAAAAATTTCGGAATATTTAATTTCTAAAATTCAATAG
- a CDS encoding LpxI family protein, translating to MEKVGLIAGNGKLPELFLNACQKKGIEIFCVYLFESVEESVKNYKNSVKYSVAQVGKIISYFKKNNVSHLIMLGKVEKNLIFSNLKFDLTATKILLSTKNKKDKNILKAIIDYIESENITVLPQNYLLDEFMASEEVYTKASPDKNEKKTIEIGIEAAKMLTSIDAGQTVVVKNQSVIALEGIEGTDKTILRGGKLAGKKCIVVKMARNDQDYRIDIPTIGLETVKKVVQINGRGIVIEADKMMFIDKEEVIDFANKNKIFIVGIKF from the coding sequence ATGGAAAAAGTGGGATTAATTGCCGGAAATGGCAAGTTGCCAGAATTATTTTTAAATGCTTGTCAAAAAAAGGGGATTGAGATATTTTGCGTCTATTTGTTTGAGAGTGTTGAAGAGAGTGTGAAAAATTATAAAAATTCGGTAAAATATAGCGTAGCACAAGTTGGTAAAATTATTTCTTATTTTAAAAAAAATAATGTTTCTCATCTGATAATGCTGGGAAAAGTTGAAAAAAATCTCATTTTTTCCAATTTGAAATTTGACTTGACGGCTACTAAAATTTTGCTTTCAACTAAAAATAAAAAGGATAAAAATATATTAAAAGCAATAATAGATTATATTGAAAGTGAAAATATAACAGTTTTACCGCAAAATTATCTTCTTGATGAATTTATGGCAAGTGAAGAAGTTTATACAAAAGCAAGTCCTGATAAAAATGAGAAAAAAACGATAGAAATCGGAATAGAAGCAGCAAAAATGCTGACAAGTATTGATGCTGGACAAACTGTCGTCGTAAAAAATCAGTCTGTCATTGCGCTTGAAGGAATTGAAGGGACGGATAAGACTATTTTGCGAGGAGGAAAACTTGCTGGAAAAAAATGTATCGTTGTGAAAATGGCTAGAAATGATCAAGATTATAGAATTGACATTCCGACAATTGGTCTTGAAACTGTGAAAAAAGTGGTGCAGATAAATGGGCGTGGAATAGTTATTGAAGCAGACAAAATGATGTTTATTGATAAAGAAGAAGTGATTGATTTTGCAAATAAAAATAAAATATTTATAGTGGGAATTAAATTTTAG
- the lpxA gene encoding acyl-ACP--UDP-N-acetylglucosamine O-acyltransferase, with protein MSLNNIHPTAIVDPNAKIGENVKIGPYSVVGPEVSIGNGTVIESHVVIEGETIIGENNYIFSFVSIGKVPQDLKFNGEKTRVIIGNNNKIREFVTIHRGTTDKYETRIGNDTLVMAYVHIAHDCIIGDHCVLANAATFAGHVEVEDWAVVGGLTAIHQFTRVGRHAMIGGCSAVNQDVVPYMLSEGNKARAVYINIVGLKRRGFSEEQIKTLREVYKIIFKKKLKLEKALQILEKDYKDNEDVVKLVEFIRKSKRGITR; from the coding sequence ATGAGTTTAAATAATATACATCCAACGGCAATTGTTGATCCAAATGCTAAAATAGGGGAAAATGTAAAAATAGGTCCATATTCGGTAGTAGGTCCTGAAGTTTCAATAGGAAATGGAACAGTCATAGAATCTCATGTTGTAATTGAGGGTGAAACTATAATTGGAGAAAATAATTATATTTTTTCCTTTGTGTCAATCGGAAAAGTACCACAAGATTTAAAATTTAACGGCGAAAAAACTAGAGTTATAATTGGAAATAATAATAAAATTAGAGAATTTGTTACAATTCATAGAGGAACAACTGATAAGTATGAAACAAGAATTGGAAATGACACTCTTGTTATGGCATATGTTCACATTGCCCACGACTGTATTATTGGAGATCACTGTGTTCTAGCAAATGCAGCTACTTTTGCGGGACATGTGGAAGTTGAAGATTGGGCGGTTGTCGGTGGACTTACGGCGATACATCAGTTTACGAGAGTTGGAAGACATGCAATGATTGGTGGATGTTCAGCTGTGAATCAGGATGTAGTTCCTTATATGCTTTCTGAAGGAAATAAAGCGAGAGCCGTTTATATCAATATTGTAGGGCTTAAGAGAAGAGGATTTTCTGAAGAGCAGATAAAAACTTTAAGAGAAGTTTATAAAATTATCTTTAAGAAAAAATTGAAATTGGAAAAAGCGCTGCAAATTTTGGAAAAAGATTATAAAGATAATGAAGACGTGGTAAAATTAGTCGAATTTATCAGAAAGAGCAAAAGAGGAATTACAAGATAA
- the fabZ gene encoding 3-hydroxyacyl-ACP dehydratase FabZ, whose translation METVMNIEDIMKILPHRYPFLLVDRVIEKNGTDSLVAIKNLTMNEEFFQGHFPGKPVMPGVLQMEALAQAVGLLMLEPGKIPLFMSIDKCKFRKPVVPGDQLRLEVEKLSVRRNIIVAKGKCLVDGAVVSEGELKFAVTDM comes from the coding sequence ATGGAAACAGTTATGAATATAGAAGATATTATGAAAATATTGCCACATAGATACCCATTTTTATTGGTAGATAGAGTGATAGAAAAAAATGGGACAGATAGTTTGGTCGCCATTAAAAATTTGACAATGAATGAAGAATTTTTTCAAGGACATTTCCCAGGAAAACCTGTTATGCCGGGGGTATTGCAAATGGAAGCACTTGCACAGGCAGTTGGGCTACTTATGCTAGAACCTGGAAAGATACCTTTATTTATGTCAATTGACAAATGTAAATTTAGAAAGCCTGTTGTACCTGGGGATCAATTAAGACTTGAAGTGGAAAAATTGAGCGTGAGAAGAAATATTATCGTTGCTAAAGGAAAATGTTTGGTTGATGGAGCCGTAGTGAGCGAAGGAGAATTAAAATTTGCAGTAACAGATATGTAA